Below is a genomic region from Hevea brasiliensis isolate MT/VB/25A 57/8 chromosome 3, ASM3005281v1, whole genome shotgun sequence.
TTTGAATAATTTTTGCATTGTAGCAAAATTTAAGCACTTGTGTTGAACTTTAATATCAAAGTTAGTTAAGCAGACGAGGATTGTGAGGATTGTTCTAGGCCTAAAGTCATTGTGATGTTGTTGGAtatataaatttgtgtttttttGTTAGGGATTAGATTTTAAATATAAggaaaactctgtcaaaatttcaatGAACCCTTGAACTAATTATTTGCTTCCTTTAGGTTTTTTATTAGTCTATTAACCAATAGATATGTGGTATTTTTGTTCGCTGAATCCTAtgcatttattttggatttggaaGAGTAAGTACGACTGATAACCTAAACCTATTGCTTGTTGGCAGATTTGGATTGAGAAAGTAACATGGGGTCAATTCCCACATACGTAGTAAGGGTAGGTGAGTGAATTCTAGGAAATTCCTAATTGCAAATGTTTGACTTGTTTGTTGATGCTACTATTTGGCCATTGCACTCCGTGTTAGGATTGCATTAGATGCTTTTAGTTGATGCTATTTTCATGTTCAATATAGAACTTCCCGATTAGAGCACtcattattgtttttttttttaggtaacgGAAAATAAAGTATTTCTTTAGAAGCCTCCCCTGTTTATCACCTTGCAGGGTTTATTATTTTTGCGCTATATATTAGGAATATTACGTTAAATCTCTTAGAATTCCACAATGACATTTGGTGTGTATAAATGATATGTGTGTGTGTGATGATGGGCCTATTATATCGCATACATGTACTTATATTATGAGAATATTAAGGGTTGAGTTAAGCTCACCAATTAtggataatattttatgtatGAGATGTGGGCAATGGGGCTGGGTTGAGTTCCCACATTTATGGATTTTAAGGTTGAATGGGACTCTTAATGTTTGTTGCATGCTTATACATATGCATGGTTCAACATGTTGCCTTGTGTGTTGAATTGAGGGTGTTGAATTGAGGGTGAACTGAGCTCCCCTTGTATTTGTTCTTAACTTTGCAACCAAGGTGACATCATGTATAGTTTACACCCTTACCCATTGTCAAAAAAATAGCtcattcaaaaagaaaaaaaaaagtttagggGTTCAAATAGTAAGTTATTAGTCATAGCTTTATTAATGACTTTTGATCTTTTAGAATTTATTTTGATGAAATTGTGGTCATCACATAGATTAAACATTCAATCTCACACCTCGATAAGAATTTAAATGCATCACTTCAAATGAAAAGATTAAAGCTTAAATACGAGAAATACAAATGAATTAACAAACAACAATGAACCTAATAAAGCAAGGATGCTAGGATGTATAAGGCTGGGAATCTAGGTGTTGAGACAAATGGTATAAATAAAGAACTAAAAAATAAATGACAGTATAGCTAAATGGAAAGAACAATAGAATTATGTAAATATACTAAAGAAAGCTGAGATAAACTTGATAAATGGGTTGATTGTGTATAAAAGTTCTTTCTTCTCCCATAATAGAGGCTTTGTACAGTGGACTTCTCCAATTAATTTTGGGGCTAATTTATTTATTAGTAATCCATTTTATAGTTAAAGATGTTGGCATTCCTGTCGTGGTAAATGATATAAACAATACAAACTCAACCAAGATAGGAAATTTCTGGTGctccgaaaaaaaaaaaagaggaaatttCTTCCAGTGACTACACAATTTGCAATTGGAAGATCTACAAAAGGAAGAAAATGATGCCATTTGCAGCTAATCAGTGGTCACCTGAAGTTTATCAAAGATGAGCCTAGTAAATTCATGCCTTTCCACAAAATTATACATGAGGATTATTTGAACACCATATATCATCATGTAATAATTTTAAATCCCCTTCCGGTCATTTACACTTGTGACTCAATTTATCTTCTTCAGCCATCATAAACTCAGAACAACAGACATGCTACTAAAGAAACATTTTGacaaaatcaagaaaaagaaccAATGGAGAAGAAGAAACATGGTCAACATGAGAGGCAAATTCAGGATCATACAACTAGCAATGGGAAATAATTAACTAGCACTTACGGTCCTGTAGGTTTAAGACTAACAACACCCTCCTCCTTTCTGAGGGTCTGGATTACCTTCTTGGTTTATATCATCCCCTTGTAAAACCACAGTCTTCCCATCTCCCATCAAGGGAGCATCCTGTTTGTTGAATTCATTAGACATAACTTTTCGGCTTAATATATTGTAAATCTCTTTAACAACTGTCTGAAATGCAGCAGTTACATTGGAGGAATCAAGAGCTGAAGTTTCCATGAAAAACAAACCCTGTGCCTCAGCTAAGGCCTTGCCTTCGGCTGTGGATACCTCTCTAGCATCCTTCAGATCAGTCTTGTTGCCAATGAGTATAGTTACTACATTCATGTCGGAGTGAGCTGTCCCATTGCAAAACAACAAAAATCAATTCTCTGGGATAAACAGAAATTGCTCTGATAGTCATCAACTGGTAAACaaaccaataaattaaaaggaaacgaTGAATCAAAGCAATTAGCATCAtaaataatttcctacaatttCAATCAAACAAAAATGCCATATCAACAAGTTACAAAAAGGCATCGAGGGAATAATATTACAATAGCAATAGTTCATTCTTAAAATCTACAACATAATATCTATAGATAAAAATCCCATATCAAGAAGGTGCAAAAAGGCATCTTATCTATAATTCATTCTTAAATCTACATCATAACAACAGCTATGAGTGTCTACCACACACAACATCATCTAATAAAAAAAGTATTTGTAAATGGCACTCTATTGTATTTAATTTAACCATAAATGTTCTGATATATAGTTAAACTTCTTTCAAATTATCAATGCAAAATTCATTTTAAGAGAAAGTCAAAACCCACCATGGAAATAAAATTACTTGTCAAAATTCTTGTAATGTTGGGCCAAACAAGGATCTCAAGCGGAAACCCAATAATTTCTCTGTTTAAATagcatttcaaattttaaaaaataaaaaataaaaaggggtAATTCTATATCAGATTCATCCATGATCTCTTAGCAAGCAAAGTACCTACTTGGGCCACATTTTATTGCAGTTAATCAAATAATTGAACTATAATGATAAGACCAAGCATGAATCTTCACAGACAGATTCAACCAAAAAGAAAAAAGCACaatgaagaaaagagaaaagaaaaaaaaaaaattcaactattaAACAAAATTGTGATCAATCTTACTATGAAGCTCATTAAGCCATTTGCCAACGCTATCAAATGTGAGGTGCCTACTAACATCATAGACCAAGAGAGCTCCCACGGCACCTCTATAGTATGCAGATGTAACAGCCCTAAAGCGTTCCTGTCCTGCTGTATCCCAGATCTGTGCTTTAACTTCTTTTCCATCAATATCCATTTTTTGGGTTTGAAACTCTACACCAATAGTCGACTTTGAGTTTGGATAAAATTCATTCCTAGCAAATCTTGCAAGCAAATTTGATTTCCCAACAGCTGAATCTCCAATTAATACAATTTTGAAAAGGTAATCCTCTGTTTTTTCCTCCTCAGAATAAACTTCCATCTTATGCCCTTCGCCAGATTGTCACTTTATAAAAGCATGTTAAGCGCAACTGACCGAGTAGATTGTAGATCTCTCCATGGAGagcttatatatataattttaatttttagaaattatttattttaattttatataattttatattgtaCTATTATTCTATATTTACATTGTATATCAAATAATATTATCACTTATAtttgttatttatattaaatattattatttattatatagatTATTCTATTATATagatttttgaaatttatatattattttattatattttattattgcatattatatatttatataattattatatcttatattttcttattttatatatatatatatatatatatatatatatatatatatattatcaaaatGTAAAATACTTAATAAACCAATGAAATTCGGTTCAATTttgtttagttattttaattattttggtaaattaattaaatgaaattgaaaaattaaaatgttttaaaattattattgaaactCAAACTAAAAATCAAAAACCcaaattgaaaaaattaaattaatttacttcaatttgatttttttaatcaTAATTAAAAACTATTCATCTATATATTACACCcgaatttctaaatttaaaaccATCTGAAAATTCAATTAAAAGCCATTTATTTAACTTCGTCAAGTTAGAATTCAAACATATTATCTGAACCCATATCAATAAATCCTTATCGACATTCCTAGCTATGGAGAATTTTTGTTTCTATGTTTTGTTCATCTCTAAGgagactttatttatttatttatttattttgaaagaGTGGAAGCAGTGGAGTTAGACAATTAggcaatttttaaaattaattaacccATATGTCATGGATCTCATGCAACCATTTTACATTTCTACGTAAAAAATTAACATGCCCAACATATTATTACAACCCTTATAACCCCAATTGGCTTTTTAGCCTATCTTGCTATTAGGAAACTTATGATTAAGAATAATCCCAAAATATCTAAATATAGGTTTAGGAATTTCTTATCCAGCAGAGCGCAAAATCAAATTCCACTTTCTGAGAAGGTAGATCCCCAAGTATAGCTCCTCTAGTCCATCCACACGAACCATGTGATATTGACTTAACCCTTTAACCAAATCCTCTCTTGGTGCACTCTCTTTGGTTTAGCCAACCAAGCACAAATGATGGAGGTTTTGGGTCTTTTGTTTTCTTAGGTAATTAGTGAAACTATTTCTCTAATTTTGATTCAAGAGTAAAACTTCTAATTTCACTTGAATCAATTAGAAGAaaaaatggagaatgaaggttttGGTTTTtcttgagagaagaagaagaatttcTCTTTTTCTTAAGAGTAAAACTCTATCTTCTTCTCACGTGAGTTGGCTTTAATAGTTTAGGGATATGAGAATCCCTAAACTTGGTGAAATCTCTCAAGTTTAGAGATTTCCAATCCCTAAACTTGATTAGTGGAGATTAATTGTCTTCTACTAATAAGAAGACCTTTACAAGTTTCTTTCTCTCATCCAAGCAATTAGATGagttgtcaccatctcatggcgccACTTGGCATCTTATGCCATATCACCACCAAGCCACTAAGCCATGCCTTCATAAGCCAAATTAGCCAAATTATACATAATTAAACTCCTTTAATTATAAGCtcatatttaacaattaaatataagCTATTTTTCTTCCTTTTACTCCATTGAACTTATTTTCAAGTCATGCTGGGGACTtttcaattttattgcaaactaatttattaatttaatgaatcaattaaaccatttaattaattgatCAAATTAATATTGCCTTGATCACATTAGTTATATTGTGTGTAACTTTCTACGTTCATGACTAATAAGTAATGAGAATATGATACAAACTCtttaatatcattggaactctttCTATACCTAGAGTGAAATTACATTTCTACTCTTGGTTCTCATCAATCtcattaacacttagcatagcataccaCGACCACCCAGTCAGTGATAAATGAAATTCATTCCATTCCTTtggaaccttgatcatacataccatgcattaaaatctcttTGTTATAAAGTCCCGATCCTAGCTAAGGTCACAGTATATGCCAAACCCTAATGACTTTGCATCATATGTCCTTATCTAAAATCTAATTCTTAATTAATAAGACttttcattagaaactctttttgtAACACTCtcgctgtagcaattctgtatattctactgttctagtgaccggtgtcgatccggatagctagaacatctggaaaaatatttaaactaaagtgaggaaccataattaactcaaatattaataagaaaaattttggaaataaaatacaaccaagttaaatgagccggtgccctagcgatgggtaaccccgtgggaagttgcgatcttcgcagctagaagctctaaacctgggagaaaattcatgaaatgatttttgagactccagagaagagtcattgagatttttatggcattagaatgccaagaaaatgcttagaaaattttttcgattggtacagacgattttggctcaataagctaaatggagggcattttggtcatttcgtcttcgaagatgatttttgactgacttatccagttaagtaaataattattatgacataaaatgtgaataaatattgttaaaaattgaattgaaattgagtagaaaagaaaagaaaagaaaaatgaaagaaattaggaattatgacatcacatgatgtcattaaagcactctcactcaatcacattgtgacacctatctataaacATAATTAAAAGCCTAAAATGAGCAGAAAAATTCAAGAAATAATCtaccttcttcttctttccaaaaCCAGCCGTAACCCACTTCCCacacccttccaccattaaaaacttcacccaagcttcatctcacctaccaaatcacctcaaaagcccatcttcccttcacaaaaacttgtcatcaccactagagaaagacttgggcagcaaaaagaagtaaaaataaaggagtttgtcaagcttggactgagacacaacaaggttagtgtccaattccttgactctttcatttaaattcttgttagaatgataaatttgagctaggatatatgaaattccattaaaaataaatatgtcaAGGTGTTatcctatttttggcagccatggatttgttatggttttgatggtttctttggattaaatgagtgaataggctacccttgatatgattgtatcattcaaaacattagtttatgagtttagtgcaagaaaatgACACTTTGGAATTctagggctagggtttgaaactcaaatatgggGTAGATGCAATTGAAGACAAAATGATATTGTAATagtcatttagtgaccatttggtatagTTTAAATTGGAAATGGAGTGATTGGTGACATTAACTAATGTAGAGAATTAGACTGCCTTAAGTGtgcattctggaccctttgagtccagtgtactttttgggttataactcaagctaggtaactacaattggtgcaaggaaaattggagattagactagacacaaaatgcaacaactttgatgaaggaaactgtcccagaaaaccaacctaagtagctctaaaaattaacctaatctgggtgaccaatatgcagtccctggaaaatgaccaaatgaatagtgttaattcatttggtcataactcagtgtagaaaggtccaattgacttaaatttttaccagtagaaagctgagacatatccctacaacttttatgaagaaaacaaacccaaattttgaccataacatgtctaaaaattgacctgcagtcagtatacaaaaaactacagaattgattctgtccagaaattctggaaaaattgcaatccggctagttatggtgttcaggccataacttgagctacaaaactacaaatggagtgattcaaaaaaagatatgtaactagacacaataaggaacaactttgatgaagaacatttggccaaattctcactgtagaatggcctaatggaatagtgaactctagcacccaaaactgcaatttttgatttattttccattggttagaagtatggattggcaactaatgccaacacttttaggaaccaaaatgtggtaaatctatgtaattaaaactcatgtaactattatatatgaaaaagtcaatattttgacttaaatgactaaatgaatagtaaccttacatgttaagtacaaatattcaagaaataactttgtaatatgccctagtaggcctaatgtgattggtttggataggttggcatgccaataggattctgattgttacaccttacccctctgtaaggcataacatgatcccgtagaatacctaatgaactaccgaacttcatctaccgataactcattaagtaccctacaagggattttaaaacaattttcttacttttgacaagtggtgagcattttctaacaggtattaaacatttaatttaagttggaagctagttgaaattttggcacattttatttttccgcaaattttataaaaattttgccaaagtcccgtctgtattttgagaaaacagttcttcaaatacctgaaaaaaagcatttccaataattttttctcaacaactacttcaatttcacaatcaatctcaacaactccacaatcaatctcaaccagtttctcaaatctcaaaattcaacagtcaacattttttaatttttaaaatttaataatcattaaaataacatctatcaatttcattcaaattaaaataaaacattttcatttattatttcattaaagacaaatgATCTATatatacaacatactaaaatctacattaggaaatttaaactaaattttattacaacttaatGCAAACTTTGTAcagactgctcaagaccaattacatgtccatacaattaggtGCAATACatatagtaaaataaatatttacattcagggtataaattatactcgataaaACTTCAAGCAAgtaggtcctcaatcctcagtagctcagtctgctgctcctctagtctctaaatctgcgacagcaataaaagctatcgctgagtactaggactcagtggtgcacaacatactaaaagactctttatgcagaatttaaatcacatttattcaaaaattaaactgagcatgcgagttaaacacaaaacatgaattatgagattttattccaaacaatttcatttcgaagtatcaaacacatttcataaaacccacagttagatcatgtcattcgaaacaaatataatctcaatagccagaggctaaggagaagtcacatcacaaggctagctagctcaaatatatgaatatccattcaaattctcttctattggcacacctcaacactgctccagagaaggaatcaaaattcaaaactaattacccccactagtcatgctagtgaggtgttcaaatatatggtcatgacactgtggtttcaaaacttatcttaacaatttgttaaacattgctatttcaaatatacacaataactttcacaatttaaatcaaaacatcataaataatgtcacaaataactttcaacaattcaaagcaaaagtaaaatacatatttcattcactttatcaatgaattttaaagcatagtgatgttgtgcacaaacctcaagcgagtcgtctcttggccttgactcggttcctcgggttctttcccggtattcttttcaactgaaacacacaattttacagtgtttcagtaccataacttagcataaatccaaaaataaatttaacttcacttttacctagctctaacgtgctaaactcgacgttcttgaaattttgtgtttcggggttactcttcactacactattcaagtcaaattgttgactttctaaggcttaataggtatgggaattccaacttcacccacataccacattttgattactaaatttattggttttggttatttattcaaattctaagtcttttaggaaaatttgataaattttcagttttggagtctaaggttgcactgttccattggtcacttttctgttagaatttggcaaaacttccttcatagaaaatgttccctattgtcttaagtttattttcatttttgaatcactccaattggagttttgtaactcaagttatagccatttgaaccatggctgccagattggatttaagccaaattttctgggcaattttggttcttgcaattttaggtcaccaacttggggtggccaaatgacttggttaatggcataatttgagtttgtgttcttcataaaagttttaggtctatatctcatctaactactggtaaaatttcaggtcatttagacctgcctagctcaagttatggccaaatgaaagtttgtatagggcagactgtgattttccaagtttggtcaatttgttcactaggttttggtcactttttgggcatgcttcctaaatgaaaattgtgtcatttagtgtctattttcattcccaattggtctcataccaattggacttgtaaattttcatttttggtctctcaaa
It encodes:
- the LOC110658278 gene encoding ras-related protein RABA5a; the encoded protein is MEVYSEEEKTEDYLFKIVLIGDSAVGKSNLLARFARNEFYPNSKSTIGVEFQTQKMDIDGKEVKAQIWDTAGQERFRAVTSAYYRGAVGALLVYDVSRHLTFDSVGKWLNELHTHSDMNVVTILIGNKTDLKDAREVSTAEGKALAEAQGLFFMETSALDSSNVTAAFQTVVKEIYNILSRKVMSNEFNKQDAPLMGDGKTVVLQGDDINQEGNPDPQKGGGCC